The proteins below are encoded in one region of Epinephelus lanceolatus isolate andai-2023 chromosome 7, ASM4190304v1, whole genome shotgun sequence:
- the LOC117260586 gene encoding uncharacterized protein LOC117260586 → MLAKILEDMWVEPEVLEALSEEQKRILFLKMREEQVRRWAEREEREEREGRNNENTRPKKADNKHVRWLLGRDGDVSVSVIGEMDEFRSSKLLQSLMNNRVHSDNMNGIQTDLLPGREAQQLGFKEDVQLSLTDVSDDSASAHDQWSEEDSCSTDDDPKDHAEDSGSESGGSSDNLSDWTHHCRPHLSSHGDWPLLKAQLSDAERTDTRDREIVRCKETKSDYGSRVAQLRKAFADDPHSKPPAYTKPPLPAKPAHLQMRSTPLIQ, encoded by the exons ATGCTGGCCAAAATCCTTGAGGACATGTGGGTGGAACCCGAGGTGCTGGAGGCCCTCAGCGAGGAGCAGAAGAGGATCCTCTTCTTGAAAATGAGAGAGGAGCAGGTTCGCCGCTGGGCAGAgcgggaggagagggaggagagggaaggaagAAACAATGAGAACACCAGGCCAAAGAAAG CTGACAACAAACATGTGAGATGGCTGCTTGGTCGGGACGGAGATGTGAGCGTCAGTGTGATCGGAGAGATGGATGAGTTCAGGTCCTCCAAACTCCTCCAGAGCCTCATGAACAACAG AGTCCACAGTGATAATATGAATGGCATCCAGACGGACTTGCTGCCAGGAAGAGAGGCCCAGCAGCTCGGCTTTAAAGAAGACGTCCAGCTGTCCCTCACAGATGTTAGC GATGACTCAGCTTCAGCACACGACCAGTGGTCTGAGGAGGACTCCTGCAGCACTGACGACGACCCCAAGGACCATGCGGAGGACAGCGGCAGTGAATCAGGTGGCAGCTCGGACAACCTCAGCGACTGGACTCATCACTGCAGGCCCCATCTTAGTAGCCATGGCGACTGGCCGCTGCTCAAAGCCCAGCTGTCAGACGCAGAGAGGACCGACACACGGGACAGAG AGATCGTGCGCTGTAAAGAGACAAAGTCAGACTATGGAAGCCGCGTGGCGCAGCTCAGGAAGGCGTTCGCAGATGATCCCCACAGCAAACCACCTGCCTACACCAAACCTCCTCTACCTGCCAAACCTGCTCACCTACAGATGAGAAGCACACCTTTGATCCAGTGA